ATCACTTCAAATATGAGGTCTATGGTAAAAATTTCCTTCCGATCAATGTGAATAGCCCAAAATAGTTAAATTTTGGATTCAAACCACCATTATctctaaaggggtcatatgatgttgctaaaaagaacattattttgtgtttttgttgtaatgaaatgtttatgcggtttaagatttaaaaaaatagattattttCCGCAAACTGtacattgtttctcctctatgtctTTCTGAACCgtcttttttttacaaatctcattggtctgaaaagcgaggtgcactctgattggccagctatccagtgcgttgagattggccgaatgcctcaagtgtgtgacggaatTGTTACCAGTCAGAAACACCGGCGTGACAAAAACAATTAAACCCCACTGCAAATGTGTGGGGACatcattactgattataatgacttgcaTCGTGGCGTGTGAACATAaaccatgtctgtatttgtgatcggagaaacgacaaacaaaagCCACTTATAACTGCTTAAAcctcgtgtttgaatcatcagtggcaaatcctttaaatatttaaacgtacttacagactgtgcgTCAGAACAGCATTGTAGTtgactctcccaggatcaggaaacagaaaatgtgctgcacacattaTGTCATCTAGTTATGTCCTTTTTACAATAGTTACAATAGTATACAATAGTAGTCATCATAAATAGTGTaccttatataaaatgtaaaaaaaagaactaTAAAATGTGGAGAAACAACAGATTatatcagtgtttttgttgtgACTGTTGCAGCTCATGATCCTTGTTATTGTTCAAGTTACCTGCCGTTGCTGTATGTGATCTCTGGAGCTGCATGTCTGCTGGGTGTTCTGGTTTTCACTCTCCTTTCAGCTTACTGTGTAAGTATTTTAATTATAGTTTCGTGTTTGATTTTTAAGGAAAGAGTGAGTTAACCTGTGCCATATTTTACTGATTTGTTCTTTAGGCAAGATAGAAAATactatatatttctaaatatagtCCATGAAGACTGCTTTTAACTGAAATTAGAAGAAAATTTATAACAATTGGGCCATAGTTATAATATTAGTAGTCTCAAAAAAGTGGTCTTCATTACTGGGGAATatgtaaaagaagaagaagatcaagATAAATAAGAGAAAACCATTTTATCTGATTTCAGTTTCAAGTTCATCTTaacttaatatgtttttattttacatatatatatatatatatatatatatatatatatatatatatttaacaataatttgGCATTTAAATCTTATGTGACAGAGATTTGCTATCTAGCATGTGGTTTAAAGAAGCCGTCTTTCCGACTACATATTCACATTCAGTATTTCGGTTAAACCCTCCCTTTTACCTGTTTCCTCTCACATACAGTGTAAATGGCCTAACCGTAGCAAGCCACAGCCTGTAGTTCCTGTTTATGAAGAGATGACTGGGGTGCGGTCCACCAAACAAAAAGCCACAAGCTGTCATACTGATATTGCAAAACTGGAGGAAGCAAACAGCTCTGTGGCCCATTTGTTCAGCAATGAAAACCTTTATGTCAAttgatttaacaaaatgtgttgacTGGGATGTGACTCTAGTGAAGTGCTGATGTTTATCATGATGCTCCAGCTCACCCACACAACCTTTCGGAATCATCAGCTTGTTTGTTAGCATAAAGTTTGTTTCATCTTTCATCTATATACCTTCATGTTAATGGTATTTCACAACATATAATTGTAATGCTACAAACACAGAATGGCAGCTTAAAGCATTTTGATAGAGAAATTATCAGATTTTTTGGCTGTAGTACAAAATAGTTCTGATAAAAGATGCGTTTTGTGATATACTGGCAACAGTGTTTTTCTCACTGTCTGCACATtctctgcattaaaaaaatagttttgtgatTTCACAAAAATACATTGTTGAGGGACCTGTTTATTGAAATTTTGTAAAAAGCGGAAACTGACAAGACTTTCACATCATTGTTCTGTTGACATTTGTCAAATATTAAAGCATGCAAATAGCACAAGATTGTTTCCACAGCTTTGCATTTACACAAGCAGAAGATTGGACTTCCTGTCTTCTCTCACACTTGGATGATTTCGGACTGAAAACAGTCCATCAGACGTTTTGAGACAAAAGCGAGAGCAAAGTGTTGCATTTGTTGACTTTGAATATGAATGctatatgtttttattcactttgtaacaaataaatatttctctcatttacatatttacagtttgcttgcattatatttaaagaaaaacattctaGAGTTCTGTTTTACAGAGTCCCAAGACCTGGGAATGTACATACTACAGTAATAATTAAATAGAACAGCTGTTACTTTATGCTtccttttttaaaaactaaatatttctaCTGGTTTTCCCTATATATGAGAAATAACTAGGGTAGATGGGAAATGAAGGAAGTATGTTTTTGGGTCTGCTCATCGAGGTTTAAGGAGGGCTCTGTACATTGCAAAGCCAAGCATTGCACAAACTGTGGCTCCAACGCTTGCTCTGAGCCAAAACATAGAGCTCTTCAGGTCAGCATGGGTAATATGcctgagaaagaaaacagaaattaatagataagacaaaaaaaagtgacatttgtTTTAGTACCTTACATTTACTATACAgcttttgtattttaaagcattggtctcaaactcaattcctggagggccacagctctgcacagttttgctccaaccctaatcaaacacacctgatccagctaatcaaggtcttcaggattatactacaaacttccaagcaggtgtgatttggagctggttggagctaaactctgcagagctgtggccctccaggaattgagtttgagaccactggcTTAAAGTATTAGATCACCTCCGAAATGAAaattttatcatttactcaccctcatgtcgttccaaacttgttAAACTTTCTTTCtaatgctgaacacaaaataagggATTTTtacctactatggaagtcaatgggggccAACAACTGTTCGCTTACCAGTATTCTTAAAAATGTGTTCAACttaacacaggtttggaacgacataagggtatttcagataaataaaataaataaaaggttaacattcaaaataaaactataacacaAGTTTAGTGGAAAATAATggccaaaataaacaaaccaatgaATTCAAATGAACAGAAGGGATAAATGCTGGATATACAAAGTTTTATTTAAAGGGAATGGAGAAAATTATATTGCAAAACgtgcaaaacattaaaaactcaaTCCAAGCTGAAGGATGAAGAAATAAGAGAAATTTCTGTGTCAGGAAGTAGTTACGGCAGATGGAGAACCTAAAGAAACTTTAAGAAGAGGAAATACAGAGGAAAATGGTCATAAGTAGATTAACTGTGTTGCAACTTGTAGGATGAAAGACTGAACTGCTGCATGTCACAAGTTGCAAGTCAGATGAGAATGACAGGAATTTGGACAGGAATTTTAAAAGCATGAAGAATGTGCAGGATCGTGCTTAAATCTAAACCCTGAATCCATACCTGCTGCCCATTTGCCATGATAGTGTCAAGACCTGCCATATGTAGTTTTGGTATATGTGGTATATAAGAGGGTGTATCACATTCTGTTTGCATATCGTAAGAATAGTTATTTTATTAGCGTAGGCAGCGTAGTCATTATGTATAATTATACAATATAGTCAATATCAATATTAAAACTAACAATACATATATGTTTAAAGCACAAGAAAGTGGGCTTCCCCAGCCATAAAGTCCCTACATTCTTGGTTCCATCAAAGGATTTTTCTTATCTACCTAAATATCTTAGGGAGTTTCTTCTTTGTCATTTGACTTTTTCACTGCAGGGATTCGTGTGGTACTGCACTACTCTGTTCAGCTCCTTTGGATCtacatgtttttgaaaagtgtTACGTAACTAATCTGGACTGAACTGAAAAAGTATCTAAAAAAAGCCCAATACTTAAATAAGCTAAAAAAGAACTGCAGCAACTCTATAGCCTAGGCCTGTCCACTTATATACAcggaacaaaattataaacgcaatcATTTTTGCAATGTTTGctctttatgattttttttccatcaaagtcacacctgtgcaataatcagcatcttgatatgacaCACCAGTGAGGTGGATGGGTTATCTCAAAGgaaaagtgctcactaacacagatttgtgAAACAATGTTTGAGAAAaaaaggccttttgtgtacatagaaaatgtcttgatattttcatattttcatttagtcTATATGGTCAGGTGTTTGTTAGCATGTTAAGCCAGACTGCCAAAGTAATGTgaattagaataaaaataattaaatagaaaaaaatgaggATGAATTACGATAAAATCAAGAGATATAAGTGCAGAGGAATATGATTAACCAAGATAAAACCATCCTGAGGACCTGCTAAAGATGACAGTGTAGAGTTTGGTCCGAACCGTCTGCACAAGCTCAGAGTTCAGGAAGTTCTGACACAGACAGAAGGTACACCTGTTACAGGTACACATGCAGCGCAGACGCGCATGGCTgccaacacacacagaaagatAGAGGCAAACAGCAGAAATGAGTCACTACAGAACAGGATATAAACAGTGTACTTCTGAGTTAACAGACAGTGGAAAGTCTTGAAATAAAGAAGTGAAAGAATTTTTTTCAACAAGTGTAAGAGTATTTCAGTATATATTGGTCTACATTTTCATCTCCTGTTGTCTTACATAACAAGGGGAAGAACTGGGCAAAATATGATTTATATCACATGCTTGGAGATTTCCCAAACTGTACTGAATTTAAATGCATATGTACTGTAGACAGCGTGATTTCATGATACTGCAATTGAAGAACAGAAAACCGTCATCTGACTCATAAGATGCTCTGCATCTAGACAGTTTTTGGAGAAGCTTTCTGTTTTTAGGGAAATCATTATTTCTGAGTCAACCacctgtttttattgttatttgtacGTGGAAATAACCCCAGAGAGATAAACGAGTAGGCAATTAAAACAGaaagaatataaaacaaaactcaaaaaaaaaagtacaaaaggaTCATTTGAACTGTGACAATTGATTAACAAAGGTAACTGTACGAAGAATTTATATAGAATTCCGGTCCTGTGTTAAAGTACAATCAACAATTGTGGATAATGAGAGATCACTTACGGATACACAGCCATGGTGGTGAGTTTGATGAAGATGTCTTTGCTGGGAGCCGCAGCTGTGTTACAGGTGTAGGTCTGAGGCGGCGGCATCTTGTGCTTGCGACAGAATTCCAGTGGAGTCATACAGTATTGCTGCTTTGTTTCTGGCAGGTCTGACTTTGCAGCAATCAGCATACATGGAGTCTTACTATCCATGAAGTATTGCtggtaaataaagtaaaacatgcatttagaacaTATATATCAGtgtaatataaaaagaaaacagtaaataTCATTAGATAGCATGCAGAAAATGGCATGTGTAGCCTAAAAGTAAATTAGAGTCATAAAGGAATAAGTCATGGTAATGTATTGCAGTTTAATTCCTCTGTTTTTAATAATTAGACACAGTATTGGCTTTGCTCTTTCTGTAAAGCAAAAAATGTGAGGTAAAAGTGTAGAAGCAAACCTTGAAGATTCGTGCACAGTACTCAAAAGAGCAAGGGTTGCTGACATCATAGATCAGACACACAATGTCACATGAAAGTTCAGTCTCAGACAGGACATCAAAATCTGGAAAGATTTCATGGAGCTGAAAGAAAAACAAGCATAGGACAAAGTTTCAAAGATTCAGCATCTTTTTTTAGGAAACTATCATGATAAACAGTGGCATTAGGAATGCTGTTCCACCCCCAAAAAAAGTGTGTAATATAACTATAGTtaaacagactgaaaaaaaaaaactcaagtgtAAGTTCCTGTAAGCCAAATAACTATTTACCAACAAGTACTTCTCCTGTCCATACACATGCGCAGTGCTGATTGCATAATATGATTTGTGTTCTTCTTTTATGGTCCTCTGACGCTGTGAGGaacagacagtaaaaaaaaaaaaaaaaaaaaaaaaaaaaaagttaatgacaATGTCACATCTGCAATAAatgtttcaattattattattattatttttttttgatgaatggaaTACAAATGATATCAGAAAATACCACAGATTGTAAAAATGCCTTGTTTTCGAAATTATGTTGTTGGGTTTTTCTCTCAACAGACAGCACCTCTGATGAAATCTAAAACTGCGCAAGGGATTTTAATAATGCTTCTGCAATACTTTACATTGGTCAataccttaaagctgcagtctgtaagttttgcctctttgtcgccaCCTCTGTTTGAAAacctaaatatttcaaaacttatgTTTTGAGGTGAATGTGTGCACAAACTGGCAGTCAGTCACCGCATCAGTGTGGGTTTTACTGTACTTCGCAATCACAGATCTAGCCTAtgtcttggaatatatgacccGAATAAGTATTTTTACTGGATATTTTCATCTGACCACGTAAGTAACAAGTCTGCCacgtttgttctgaccaactaaggaaaaaaaaaaaaacattacaataaataactcatatcacatcaaacaaatcaaataataattattattgacaaCTTTTTAAATTCTCAAATtcttaatgttaacaacatcagcattgcgtGACTATGTGTATAGTGTGTATCAGAGTGTGATGTCAGTTTCTGTACAGTCAATTCTCAAATTTTCATACCATTCGAATTTCTTTTAACCCAAAAAGCTAATTATGCTCCCTTCAAACTGGTTCTCTTAAGATCTTGTGTAATTCCAGGCTATCTTTAATCAGATGCACAATTGAAATTGAAATCGAAAAACTGGAATACTATTTCATTTCATAAACACATAATCCTTTGTGGATTACAATACACAatcaaaatgatcaaattaaTTATACTAGCTGCTGTGAGAAAAGGCTATAAATGATTTGCCACCTGCAGGATTCTCACATGTGATAGCCTAGTAGCCGTAAAGTAATGACTTGTACCTGtaccactcaaattagaaaatattattataagttTGTGGTTTGAATCGGGTAAAAGTAGGGCGATAGTTTTGAACACTGActggttatgtacttgctcataaattttaaccaaaaaaaagttacggactgcagctatAAGGATCATAAAATAACGATGAAGTGTACTtatgtaatttttacatttcaaattgtagaatttaacattaataaactatgaaaaaaaacatgaatcaaTAATAAACGGTTACATACAATTCACAACATAACAATAACCTATATTAATAAATCCTTTAGAAACTGTTTATCATAAACCCTAATACATTAGCAAATTTTAACAAACTGAAATTTGTGAAAAGTGTAACCTAACTTCTTATTTTATAccaaagaccaaaaaaaaatatcCCTATTAAGTTCATAGGTCTGTGTGGGATATGGTTTTTCACTTTAATAGAGTGGTTTTCTTGTTGCAACTGACCACAAGGTTTCTGCCCAGGAAGCCTTGCAGGAAACCAGTTTTACCACTTCCAGTTATTCCAAACACATGACAGCGAAAAACATTCCGTTGCGTCTGTTTCTTCTGAAGGTCGTGCTTCTTGTCACGGGTCACTAGCATGTGCAAATACATTCAGTGAGGACCACAGGTATCATACTgcacttataaataaaatacacatgaacCAAATACATAGTGTCAATGAGATGTGACTTTTGCAATCTGCATCTATAGTTACTCTTACAACCACAAGAGGGCTCAATGACCCAGATTAAAATGGGCTAAGCGGTgagttaacaatattaaaaaattaagtcTTAAAAATGCTTTAGATTGAATTTTCCCAAAAATACCCAGAAGCAGTAATAAaagatgtatataattatatataattaggtACGTTATATAGCAAATATATGTCTTTCAACTTACCTGCTATGGCAGATGCCTGAGATTCCTGCTCAGCAATGATAGAGTAACCAAGGTAACCAAGATATTCCAGGCATCGCTGGACATCCAGGTAAGTCGTTAACCTGCAAGAAACATTGATAACTGATAAACTCATGAATCATTCCAAAACTCTCCGGAGAGTAATGCAACATCGTTCATGAAGGATAACTATAATTCTTGAACGGAGACACATGGCATGTTTAATACACACGTCCACTGAGAGAGATAGCCTTGGTATGTGATCCAGCCCTGGTCATTAGTGCAAACCGTACTGTTCACATCCAATCCCCAGGGGACGTAGGGGAAAACGTCAAAGAGATCCATAAGCTCTTCAGGGCACAATGCATTGTCTCTGTCCTAAAGCAGATACAAACATGCTTTagtaaaacaagataaaaattaACATCctgaaaacaacaattaaaaccTCTTAGAATTTAATCTATTACCACTTGTGTCACCGACATTTTTCTCTAAACCTTAAAAATGGGTTTCTTTCTCGTCTGTCTAATTGGGTTCTGATAAACATTTGAAACAGTTAAAACACTTTTACCTTATCATGTTTGTCAAAGACACTCTGTAAGAACAGGTAAGCATTGTGATTGAGCTCTGTGGTGCAGTCTGGTGGTATTTTTAACCTGCAGGAACATAAACATTGAGTCACATGGCGATAACTGCAAGATTAGCTGATTAGCACAGTTGGATTAAATTGGGATTTCTACAAAGATTTGAATAGGGAGTGATCAAAGCAGATTAAGAAAGGGTCTTAAAGAGTTCAACACTGTTCTTAATTACTCTTAGGaaactatcacacacacacatacatatactgtataaatatctACATTACATACACATATGTATTAAGTTTGCTGTACTGGTCAGTGGTCGAAAAAATGCAAAACTACATCATATTTTTACCAAAAGTTGATTTACTGAGGTCTCTTCAGAAAAGCCAAATTAATAGAACTGATCTTCATAGTAAATGTGAATAGTTAATAGCTTGACTTATAGGCAGCAGTTGTTCT
This genomic stretch from Carassius gibelio isolate Cgi1373 ecotype wild population from Czech Republic chromosome B6, carGib1.2-hapl.c, whole genome shotgun sequence harbors:
- the rhot1b gene encoding mitochondrial Rho GTPase 1b isoform X2; amino-acid sequence: MRKDVRILLVGEPNVGKTSLIMTLVSEEFPAVVPYRAEEITIPADVTPERVPTHIVDYSEAEQTDEQLYQEISKANVICIVYSVNNKKSIEKVTSHWIPLINERTDKDSRVPLILVGNKSDLVEHSSMETVLPIMNKYTEIETCVECSAKNLKNISELFYYAQKAVLHPTGPLYCPEKKEMRSACIRALTRIFKVSDLDNDGILNDHELTFFQRTCFNTPLAPQALEDVKNVVRKNLTDGVHDNGLTLKGFLFLHTLFIQRGRHETTWAVLRRFGYDDDLELHQDYLFPLLKIPPDCTTELNHNAYLFLQSVFDKHDKDRDNALCPEELMDLFDVFPYVPWGLDVNSTVCTNDQGWITYQGYLSQWTLTTYLDVQRCLEYLGYLGYSIIAEQESQASAIAVTRDKKHDLQKKQTQRNVFRCHVFGITGSGKTGFLQGFLGRNLVRQRTIKEEHKSYYAISTAHVYGQEKYLLLHEIFPDFDVLSETELSCDIVCLIYDVSNPCSFEYCARIFKQYFMDSKTPCMLIAAKSDLPETKQQYCMTPLEFCRKHKMPPPQTYTCNTAAAPSKDIFIKLTTMAVYPHITHADLKSSMFWLRASVGATVCAMLGFAMYRALLKPR
- the rhot1b gene encoding mitochondrial Rho GTPase 1b isoform X1 is translated as MRKDVRILLVGEPNVGKTSLIMTLVSEEFPAVVPYRAEEITIPADVTPERVPTHIVDYSEAEQTDEQLYQEISKANVICIVYSVNNKKSIEKVTSHWIPLINERTDKDSRVPLILVGNKSDLVEHSSMETVLPIMNKYTEIETCVECSAKNLKNISELFYYAQKAVLHPTGPLYCPEKKEMRSACIRALTRIFKVSDLDNDGILNDHELTFFQRTCFNTPLAPQALEDVKNVVRKNLTDGVHDNGLTLKGFLFLHTLFIQRGRHETTWAVLRRFGYDDDLELHQDYLFPLLKIPPDCTTELNHNAYLFLQSVFDKHDKDRDNALCPEELMDLFDVFPYVPWGLDVNSTVCTNDQGWITYQGYLSQWTLTTYLDVQRCLEYLGYLGYSIIAEQESQASAIAVTRDKKHDLQKKQTQRNVFRCHVFGITGSGKTGFLQGFLGRNLVRQRTIKEEHKSYYAISTAHVYGQEKYLLLHEIFPDFDVLSETELSCDIVCLIYDVSNPCSFEYCARIFKQYFMDSKTPCMLIAAKSDLPETKQQYCMTPLEFCRKHKMPPPQTYTCNTAAAPSKDIFIKLTTMAVYPHARLRCMCTCNRCTFCLCQNFLNSELVQTVRTKLYTVIFSRHITHADLKSSMFWLRASVGATVCAMLGFAMYRALLKPR